In the genome of Paenibacillus pabuli, one region contains:
- a CDS encoding YkyA family protein yields MLRRKKIALAGVSILLALLVSACGQPQVPAANQVNQLIIADQEMNQSLKEIARHEREDMELYGSILSKGKNKNSNLEALLDQADGHIAERRTLLEQAEAVMSRTKEQMKELRTSLDDLSFEKEENLAQAHTVLDKYEQRAASFEAFVASYRQSLDADEQLYALMRGSVEPNLVKIKRAIRERNSQYAKVAESRQQFNKQTKAFNAANAKLVQMEQAG; encoded by the coding sequence GTGCTTAGAAGAAAAAAGATAGCTCTGGCTGGGGTCAGCATATTGCTGGCTCTGCTTGTTAGTGCTTGCGGTCAGCCGCAGGTACCTGCTGCAAATCAAGTCAATCAACTGATTATTGCCGATCAGGAGATGAACCAGAGCCTGAAGGAGATTGCCCGTCATGAACGGGAAGATATGGAATTGTACGGATCGATTTTGAGTAAAGGGAAGAACAAAAACAGCAATCTGGAGGCTCTCCTCGATCAGGCAGACGGACATATTGCCGAGCGAAGAACATTGCTCGAACAAGCAGAAGCGGTGATGAGCAGGACAAAAGAACAGATGAAAGAGTTGCGAACTTCACTGGATGATTTATCTTTTGAAAAGGAAGAGAATCTGGCTCAGGCCCACACGGTATTGGATAAATATGAGCAAAGAGCTGCGTCATTTGAAGCATTTGTTGCCTCCTACAGGCAGAGCCTTGATGCGGACGAGCAGTTGTATGCATTGATGAGAGGCAGTGTGGAGCCCAATCTGGTCAAAATCAAACGTGCGATTCGGGAACGAAACAGCCAATATGCCAAAGTGGCCGAGTCAAGACAGCAGTTCAACAAGCAGACAAAAGCTTTTAACGCAGCCAACGCGAAGCTTGTGCAAATGGAACAAGCCGGCTGA